Genomic DNA from Carnobacterium divergens DSM 20623:
GAAATAATTTTCAATGGTAAAATTTCGGATATGAAAAAAAAATTACCAAGTGATTTTTTTATACTTAATTTAAAATCTTATGTTATTAATTATAAAAAAATAGATTCTTTCTCTTACAAGAATGAATCTGTTATTTTTGAAAATGGCAGTGAAATATATGTTGGGAAAAAAATTATTAGAAAGATCGATCTTCATAAGAAAGGATTAAGCATATGAATACATTTACTGTGCTATTATCACAATTTTTATTTTTTGTTTTTTTCATTGATTTTAATATAATGTTTACAAAAAAATCAAAATTACTTATAACGATATTCATCATCATTTCAATCGTATATATACAAAATAGTGTACCTAATGATGTGTTGGATTTATCTATAGGGATAAACATTTATATTTTGTTGTTTGTTTGTATGTATATTAACAATAAAAGCGTAGTGTTATCAACTATGTTTTTATTATTTTTAAATAATGTGCTTTCATTTATATGGACATTTACGTATGATATTCCAAATAAAGTTTCTTATAATTATAAGATTAGTTTTAAAGTTGTGGCTATACAGTTTTTAATTTTAATAGTCATTAAATTTATTGTTAATGAAATGAATAAAAGGAATTTCATGGAGAATGTTGTTTATTTAACGAATGGAAAATATCGTTTTTTTTCTATATGTATGGGTATATTTGATTGTGTTTTAATAATATCAAGACCCATTTTTTTGATTTTAAATAATCATTTCAATTATTTTCTAAGTACTTTCCTACTGTTTCTATGTTTTATTTTTTTTACGATATTTATATTAATTTTGAACAAAAATATTGAAAATGAAATCATGTTAAAAGTGCAATCGAAAAATGCGATTTTTCTTACGAATCAAATAGAAACTTCTCGAGATTTTCGACATGATTATAAAACTTTTGTGTACAGTATTAAAAGTTTAATAGATAATAACGATTTTTATGAAGCTAAATTATATATGGATTCTATGGTTAAAGAATCTAAAATTATAATGTGGATAAATCACTATCCTGTTATAGAAAAAATTTCAAATTCTGCCTTACAAGGAGTATTGTTAGACACAATTAATTATTGTGACCAAAACAACATCAATTTCATTTTAAACGTGAAGAAATTTCCGGCATATATTGATATGGATTTATTTGATTTTATCAGATGCTTTTCACTTCTTATTAATAATGCTAAAGAATATTGTTTGAGTATGGTAAATGTAGAAATAATCGGCAGCTCTTCAGAATTAAGAATAACTGTAGAAAATGACTGTGCAGGAAAAGTTAATGTGGAAAAAATATTTAAAAGAAATTATACAACAAAACAAGATCATCAAGGGATCGGTTTATATATTTTAAAAAAGACAATAAAAAAATATAGTAATGTTGAATATTTTGTGGAAACAAAAAGAGACGTAATTTCTTTTTCAATAGTAATTAGTAATGTTCGTAATAGATTAAACTAAAATGTAATGTATGTGATGATGTGTATAGGGTATTTCTACAAACGATCACTTACTTTTTATACACTATTTTGCTACAGTGCATGGTAAGGGTAGCTATTTTTTAAATACGTAGTTGTAAGAAATTAACTATTTTGAAACTATTTTTATTTCAGAAATACCATTTGTACTAAAAAAAGAGAGTCATAATCAAGAAATTGATTGTGACTCTCTTTTTAGTTAGTCTCCTTTAATCACTGTTTCTTTTCCATCATTTAGAACAAGAGCTGTTTGAGCAGCAACTTTCACACCATCAGCTTCATAATCAGTATCAGAAAAATTAGCGATGACAGACAGTTTATCTCCAAACTGTGTTTTTTGGACTAAACGATCAGCTGTTAACATACTGAAATCAGTCATTTCATGTTGTAAAGCTGCTTTTTGGAACGGCGACCAAGTTTTAGCATTTTGGCTTAAATCAGATTTATGTTCTTCCCAGCTTGCTTTATCTAAATGGGCCATCGGCGGAGTGTTATATAAATATTCTGTCATACGACGCTCGCCAACTTGATCCTTGATTTTGTAGCTATCCCATTCCCAATGATGAGACGTGATAACAGAGCGATTGTAGACAAGTTTATACAGTGGTAGCGAATAAACAGGATCTGTGTAAATAGCTTTATATTCTTCTTTGATAGGGACTACTTTATTATATTTGCTAGGGATGCCGCCATCAAGAGCAGCGTAACTTCCAACATAATAGGGGCTGTCTTTATTTTCACGCATATCAGGATCTGACCACATAATTACGGGTGTTTCTAATCCATGAGCAAAAACCATTTCTTTTGAGGCAAAATCATTTCCACCCTCAGAGCCAACGACCATTCCTTGTTGATCGAAATAATCCATTCGTTGTAAACGTCCAGCGACATCTTCGTTTTTAGTTGTTAAGTGATCTTTACTGTAATCATTATAAATTTCACCTGCAGCATCGGTATCTAAAAACCAAGAATTAAAGGGAATTTTATTTTTAACGATGCCAGTAAAGCGCTCTTTGACATCTGGGAAAATAAGCGTTGGATTTAGCTTCCGTCCTTTACCTAAGAAACCAGCCACTTTGTCACCATTTTTTTTGGAAACCGTTGCTTGCTCGTATAGGTCCTTATTAGGAAAAGAAGCTGTGTTCCAGTCAATACTT
This window encodes:
- a CDS encoding sensor histidine kinase; protein product: MNTFTVLLSQFLFFVFFIDFNIMFTKKSKLLITIFIIISIVYIQNSVPNDVLDLSIGINIYILLFVCMYINNKSVVLSTMFLLFLNNVLSFIWTFTYDIPNKVSYNYKISFKVVAIQFLILIVIKFIVNEMNKRNFMENVVYLTNGKYRFFSICMGIFDCVLIISRPIFLILNNHFNYFLSTFLLFLCFIFFTIFILILNKNIENEIMLKVQSKNAIFLTNQIETSRDFRHDYKTFVYSIKSLIDNNDFYEAKLYMDSMVKESKIIMWINHYPVIEKISNSALQGVLLDTINYCDQNNINFILNVKKFPAYIDMDLFDFIRCFSLLINNAKEYCLSMVNVEIIGSSSELRITVENDCAGKVNVEKIFKRNYTTKQDHQGIGLYILKKTIKKYSNVEYFVETKRDVISFSIVISNVRNRLN